The following are from one region of the Oncorhynchus masou masou isolate Uvic2021 unplaced genomic scaffold, UVic_Omas_1.1 unplaced_scaffold_1295, whole genome shotgun sequence genome:
- the LOC135530230 gene encoding enoyl-CoA delta isomerase 1, mitochondrial-like, which yields MANVLRNSAKFGFSGVLSQLSIHSRHGRECVSPCFSLQQRNSSTSPKIKVDLDNSTGVAVLRMQSPPVNSLSLDFLTEFCINLEKLEMDKSCRGLIITSTLSKVFSAGLDIMEMYGKSPERCGEFWKAVQEMWLKLYGSNMATIAAINGSSPAGGCLMSIGCDYRIMADNPRYSIGLNETQLGIVAPFWFKDTLVNTVGNRAAELSLELGLLYSAPDALKIGLVDQLVPEDQVFSTAQDTMSKWLAVPDHARQITKSMMRKQTIDKLLSNREADITNFVSFITKDSIQRSLRMYLEMLKSRKA from the exons GTGTGTTGTCCCAGTTGTCCATCCACAGTAGAcatgggagagagtgtgtgtcgcCGTGCTTCTCTCTGCAGCAGAGAAACAGCTCTACCTCACCTAAGATCAAGGTGGACCTGGACAACAGTACAG GTGTAGCTGTGTTGAGGATGCAGAGCCCCCCTGTCAACAGTCTGAGTCTGGACTTCCTCACTGAGTTCTGTATCAATCTGGAGAAACTAGAGATGGATAAGAGTTGTAGAGGTCTGATCATCACCTCg ACCCTCTCCAAGGTGTTCTCTGCGGGGCTAGACATCATGGAGATGTATGGGAAAAGTCCGGAGCGCTGTGGAGAGTTCTGGAAGGCTGTTCAGGAGATGTGGCTCAAACTCTACGGATCCAACATGGCCACCATAGCTGCCATCAAC ggctctagtccagcaggtggctgtctcatgtctattggatgtgactatagGATCATGGCTGATAATCCTCGCTACAGCATCGGACTCAACGAGACTCAGCTCGGCATCGTAGCTCCCTTCTg GTTTAAAGACACGCTGGTGAACACGGTTGGTAACCGGGCAGCAGAGCTGTCGTTGGAGCTGGGTCTGTTGTACAGCGCTCCTGATGCCCTGAAGATCGGCCTGGTGGACCAGTTAGTCCCTGAGGACCAGGTCTTCTCCACTGCACAGGACACCATGTCCAAGTGGCTGGCTGTACCAG accATGCCAGACAGATCACCAAGTCCATGATGAGGAAACAGACCATTGACAAGCTGCTGTCCAACAGGGAAGCTGACATCACCAACTTTGTGAGCTTCATCACTAAAGACTCCATCCAGAGGTCTCTCCGCATGTACCTGGAGATGCTCAAGAGTAGAAAGGCCTAG